The sequence CCGATATCCTTGCCCTGCCACTTGCCGTTCAGCATCGGCCCCGACGAGACCACGATAGTCGGCAGGTCGACGGAGGCCGCCCCCATGAGCTGCCCCGGCGTGGTCTTGTCGCAGCCACCCAAAAGCACAACGCCGTCAATGCCATAGGCGCGGATCGACTCCTCGACATCCATGGCGAGGAGGTTGCGGAACAGCATCGCCGTCGGCTTCATCTGTGTCTCGCCCAGGCTCATCACCGGGAACTCCACGGGGAAGCCTCCGGCCTCCCACACGCCCCGCTTCACCGCTTCGGCGAGCACGCGCAGGCCGGAATTGCAGGGTGTCAGCTCCGACCAGGTGTTGCAGATACCGATGATCGGCCGCCCGTCGAAGGCGTGGTCGGGGAAGCCCTGGTTCTTCATCCAGCTCCGATGAATGAAGCCGTCCTTGTCGAGCTTGCCGTACCAATGCTGGCTGCGGCGTTTCTTGTCACTCATGCCGCTTCTCCTTCGAGCACGATGATGGAGGCGGGCGTCAGCACCGGCGGCTGCACGCCGAAGGCCATGAGCGCGGTGCCCGAGAGCTGGACTCCATCGGATTTCAATGCGTTATCGCCTCGCGACAGCCACCCGGCGTCGTAGTGCGAGATCATACGGACTTTGTACTGCCGGTCGTCGAGCCCGCTCAGCCGCAGCCGGTCGGGCAGGATGTCGGCGGGCGCGCCACGCTGGCCGAGCCAGACGGCGAAGCGGGACTTGTCGGCACTCACCGTCATCTCGGCCACCTGCTCCGGATCGCGGGCGGGAAGCTGGTGAACCGTGCCGCGGTGCAGCCAGTCGCGGTTCGCCTTCCACCAGGTGGTAACGCGGGCGAGCGTCTCGCTTTCCTCCGGCGTGAGTTCGAGGAGGTTCATCTCGAACCCGAAGCTCCGCTGGGCAGCGACCCAAGCGCGGAGCTCCATGGGCAAGATGCGCCCGGACGTGTGACAGGTTCGGGGCCCGACATGGGATCCTGTAACACATGGCGGCAGCCACGGCAGTGCGCCGGCCTGGATCCGCATCCGCTCCAGCGCGTCGTTCGAGTCGCTCAGCCAGACCCGCGAGGTGCGCTTGAGGATACCCCAGTCGATGCGACCGCCGCCCGACGCGCAGGTCTCGATCTCGACGCCGGGATGCGCGGCGCGTAGCCGGTCGATCAGCGCGTAGGTCGCCGCCGCCTGCCGGTGATCGGGGAAGGGCAACGGGCGGTTGTGATCCCACTTGATGTAGTCGATGTCGTACTCGGTCAGGATCGCGTCGATCCACTCGAAGAGGTAGTCCACCACCTCCGGCCTGGAGAGGTCGAGGACGAGTTGGTTGCGGCCCAGCGGCTGCTCCGGCGGGCCGAGGGTCCAGTGCGGGTTGTCGCGGAAAAGGTCGCTGTCTGGGTTCACCATCTCCGGCTCGAACCAGAGGCCGAAGGTCATGCCGAGGCTCTTGACATGCTCGATCAGCGGGCCGAGTCCGTCGGGCCATTTGCGCCGGTCCACGGTCCAGTCGCCGAGGGAGGACGTGTCGTCATCGCGCCGCCCGAACCAGCCGTCGTCGAGCACGAAGCGTTCGGCGCCCAGCGCCGCGGCGCGGGTGGCGATGTCGGACAGCTCGCGCAGGGAATGGTCGAAATAGACCGCTTCCCAGCAGTTGTAGTGCACGGGGCGCGGGCGGTCGGGATCCGCGAAGGTCCGGATATGCTTGGTGAAATGCCGGTGCAGGTTGGCGGTGATGCCGTCGCGGTCGGGCGCGCGGGTGAGGTAGAGGGGACCGGCCGTCACCTCCGTCTCCCGCCGCCCGAGCATCGGGCCGAACTGCACCTGCCGCCGACCGTCGGGGAGCTGTTCGGCGACGAAACGATGGCCGCAGCTCATGCCGAGATGGGCGGCGATCACCCCGTCGCCGCAGGGGATCAGGACGCCCGGAAAGGCCTCGTGCGAGGTGCGGCCGTCGCGGACCTCGCGTGTGTGGGTGCCGGTGGTCCAGGGCACCCGCTTCTCCTGAAACTCGCCGATCCACTTGCCGCCATAGGTGATGAAGTGGTCCGAGGACGGCGGCACCGGGAAGGCGGGGGCGGTGAGCCAGCCGATCTCCAGGCCCCTGTAATGCGCGGTCAGGGTGAGGACGCCGGTGTCGGCGTCGGCTTGGGCCTCCAGCCGGTACTCGGCATCGCCGTCCGCGTAGGTCAGGGTGAGGGTACCCTCGCCCTCCGCGGCGTCCTTCAGGCGGAACTGGAGGTTCGCGTCGCAGCCTTGTGCGCCGGGAAAGACATCCTCCTGCATCGGGCAAATCGTCATCGGCGGGCGTTCGTCGAGCATCCCGCCCGTTACATCCGCCATGCCCGCGCGCCAGAGAGCCACGAGGCTCTCACCGTCCGGCAGGCGCGCGCCGAAATGCAGCACTTCGGGCAGGCGGCCGTTGTGGCTCGCCAGCACCAGGGTCGTGTCGGCCGTGTCCAGCCGCCAGCATTGGATCATTTCACGGCACCCAGGGTCAGACCGGCGATGAAGTGGCGCTGCATCAGGAAGAACATCAGGACCGGCGGCAGGGCCGCGACGACCGAGCCCGCGCTCATCAGGTGGTAAGCGGCGCGGTACTGGGCGTTGAAGCTGGTGATACCGGCGGTGACAGGCTGCGCGCTCTCACCCTGGGTCAGCACGATGGCCCAGAAATAGTCGTTCCAGATGAAGGTGAAGATCAGCACGGCGAGGGCCGCGATCGCCGGGCGCATGAGCGGCAGGACCACGTACCAGAAGATCCGGATCTCCGAGACGCCCTCGACCCGCGCAGCCTCGATCAGCTCCCGCGGCAGCGCACGGATGAAGTTGCGCATGAAGAGGGTGCAGAAGCCGGTCTGGAACGCGATGTGGAAGAGGACCAGCCCCGCCTTGGTGTCATAGAGCCCCATGTCGAGCGTCAGGTCGCGCACGGGGACCATGAGAATCTGGAAGGGCACGAAGTTCCCCGCGATGAACATGAAGAAGATCAGCATGTTGAAGCGGAAGCGGTAGATGCCCAGCGCAAAGCCGGTCATCGTGCTGAGGATCAGCACGCCGATCACCGTGGGCACCGTGATGAGCACCGAGTTGAGCAGGTATTGCGGCATGGCCGAGCCGGTGAAGACGAGGCCGTAGTTCTCCAGGAGGTTCCACTCGGTCGGCCAGCCCCAGTAGTTGCCGACGGTAAAGTCGTTGGCGGAGCGGACGGAGATCAGCATCACGGCGATGAGCGGCAGGAGCCACATGATCATCGCGATGGGCAGGGCGACCTGGTAGCCGGTGCGCGCGGCGGGCGAGAGCTTCTCGACGGGGGTGGGGAACATCAGGCCGTCTCCCGAAACATGCAGACCAGCGCGCAGACCCGAGGCCGGCGCCCGGCACGCGGGGTGGGCGAGAAGCGCCCGCCCCGGGGGGGCGTGTCGGGCGCTGGCCGGGACATCCGTCCCGGCCGGTGGGTGCGAAGAAGGGTCTGTTCCATCACCCGGCCCTCTCGTCGCGATACATCTTCACGAGGAAGAACGTGATGTAGACCAGCATGATCAGGAACAGCACCACCGCGATCGCGGCGCCGTAGCCCATGCGGAAGCCGTACTCGCTGAGTGCCACCTCGAACATGTAAAAGGCGAGCACGCGGGTGGAGCCGAAGGGACCTCCGTCCGTCATGATCGACACGAGGTCGAAGGACCGCAGCGCACCGATGATCGTCACCACGAAGGCGATGAAGGTCGCGGGCCGGAGCTGCGGCAGGATCACGTACCACAGCATCCGCCAGCCCTTGGCCCCGTCGAGGCGCGCGGCCTCGATCTGCTCGGGGTCCACGGCGTTGAGACCCGTCAGATAAAGGATCATGCAGTAGGCCGTCTGCGGCCAGAGGCCGGCAGCGATTATGCCGTAGGTCGCGAGGTTGCTGTCGGCGAGGATCGCGACGGGACCCAGCCCGAACCAGCCCAGCACGATGTTCAGCAGACCGAAGCTCGGGTCGTAGAACCAGGTGAAGACCAGCCCCACCACGACCTGAGAGATCACGAAGGGAAAGAAGAACAGCGACTTGTAGATGCGGATGCCGCGGACGTTCTGGTTAAGGAAGATCGCGATGAAGAGCCCCGCCGGGATCGCGAGCAGGTAGAGCACCAGCCACAGCACGTTGTTCCACAGCGAGGTGTAGAAGGCGTCGTCGTACCAGAGCTCCTCGTAGTTCTGGAGGCCGATGAACCGCGCCTCGCCCAGACCGTCCCAGCGATAGAGCGAGAGGTTGAAACTCTGCGCGATCGGCCAGATGACGTAGAGCGCGAACATGAAGACCGCGGGCGCGAGGAACAGCCACGGCGTCAGCGCGATCTGGTTGCGCTTCCAGTAGCTGCCGCGCCGGTTTGCGACCGGCGGATGCGTGTCGGGAACGGCTGGGGCGGGGCTGCTCATGTCTCACTCCCGTGGAGCGTTGCGCATGCCCTCCCCCAGCAGCGGGGAAGGGTCAGGGAGGGGGCGGCGCACGCCGCCGCCCCCCGATGGATCGCGGAGCCCTGGCCCGGCCCGCGATCCGGTCGTCGGGGGTGGCCTCAGCCGCCGTGCACGCGCTGGCGCACACGCTCCAGCCGCTCGAGGATGTTGTCGAGCTGGTCGGGCTGGACCATGAACTGCTGGAAGCCTTCCATGGCCGCGGCGGCAACCTCGGCCGGGGCGTCGCGGTCGAAGAACTGGGCCAGCGCGTAGGCGTTGGACAGCATCTCGAAGCCCTCGTTGAGGAACTTGTCGTCGTCGACGGAGGCCTCGGCATGGACCGGAAGCTGGCCCAGCGCGTCGCCGCCATTGATGATCGTCTGGTTCTCGGGCGTCGCCACGAAGCGGAGGAATTCGCGCGCCGCTTCCTTGTTCTGCGCCTGGGCCGGGATGTGGAAGGTGTCCGTCGGCGCGTCCTCGGCCATCGGGATGCCGTCCACGATCGCGGGGAACTGGAAGAAGCCGAGCTGATCGTCGCTCAGCCCCGCCTCACGCAGCGGTGCCACGGCAAAGTTGCCCATCAGGTACATCGCGGCCTCGCCGTTGACCATGAAGGGCAGCGCCTCCTGCCAGGAGTAGGCGGCATGGTTGTCGATGAAGGTGTCGCGGTCGATCAGCGTGCGCCAGTTCTCGAAGGTCGCGACGACGCGCTCGTCGGTCCACGGGATCTCACCGTTGGTGAGGTCCATGTGGAACTCGTAGCCGTTGGTGCGCAGGTTGAGGTAGTCGAACCAGCCGCCGGCGGTCCACAGGAACTTGGTGCCGATGGTGACCGGGGTCACGCCGTTCTCGTTGAGCGTGTCGACGATGGCGAGGAACTCGTCCCAGGTCTCCGGCTCTTCGAGGCCGAGCTCGTTGAAGATGTCCTCGCGGTAGTACACGCCCCACTGGTAGTAGGTGTAGGGCACGCCCCACTGGGCGCCGTCGATGGTCATGGACGGCTTGGTCGAGGCGAGGTTCGTGCTCATCTCGTCGTCCCAGAGGTCGGAGACATCCTCGAAGAGGCCGGCCTCGACGAAGGGCAGCATCCGGTTGCCTGCATACCAGGTCGCTACGTCCGGCGCGTTCGCCGTCAGGAAGTTGCGGATCTGGGTCTTATAGGCCTCGCGATCGATGACGTTGGTCTCGATGTTGAGATCGGGATGCATCTCACCGAAGCGGGCGATCATCTCCTCCATCGTCGCGCGCGGGGCGGGGTTCGACGTGTCGAGGAAGATGCGCAGGTCGCCCGAGAGCGACTGGGCCTGCGCCGAGACGGCCATCACGGCGGAGGCCGCGACGGCAATCAGGGATTTCGAGAGTGTGGACATTCAGGTTCCTCCCTATGTCTGCGTTGACCGCAGTTCCACATATTGAAACTTTGTTTTGATTATTGAAAACCGTGCCAGACCTGCGTAGCCTTTGTCAACAGCCGCAGACGGTCCGACACGCATCGGGCCGCGCGGGGGAGGAAACACGCCGCCGCGCGGGCGGCCTTGTCGGGAGAGCCCCTTTGGGCGTCACGCATTCGGATGGAACGGTGGGCAAGGCGCTGGCCCTGCTCGACACGGTGGCCGGCTTCGGCCGCCCGGTGCGGTTCGCCGAGGTGCAGGAGGTGAGCGACCTGCCGAAGGCGACGCTCTACCGGCTGCTGCAGACGCTGACCTCGCAACGGATGCTGTCCTACGAGCCGGACCGCGGCACCTATCAGCCGGGGCTGCGACTGGTGCAGCTTGCCCACTCGGCCTGGCGGCAGACGACGCTCGCCCCGGTCGCGCGCCCGCATCTCGATGCGCTGTCGGCCAAGCTGGGGGAGACGGTGCATCTTGCCCAGCTCGATGGCGGGCAGGTGCTCTACGTGGACAAGCGCAATGCGCGGCGGCCGATCCCGATGTTCTCGGACGCCGGGAAGATCGGGCCGGGCTACTGCACCGGCGTGGGCAAGGCGATGCTCGCCTTCCTGCCGGAGGCGGAGCGGGCCCGCGCGCTCGCCCAGCAGAGCTACTTTCCCCATACCGAGCACACGCATCGCGACGCCGAGAGCCTGGAGGCGGAGCTGGCCGAGATCCGCGCGTCGGGCATCTCCTTCGACCGGGAGGAGCATGAGCCCACGATCATCTGCGTCGCCGTGCCGATCCTGGACGAGCGGCAGCGGCCCATCGGCGCGATGTCCGTCACCTCCTCCACCCTGCGCCATTCGCTCGACGATCTGGCGCAGCTCGCCCCCGCCCTCAAAACCACCGCCGCGGCGATCTCGCGGGAGGCTGCCGGCCTCTCCCTGCCCTCGGCCCCCGACATCGCCTGAAGGAGACACGTCATGACCGGAGTCGTGCTGAACGACGTCATCAAGAAGTACGGCGAAACCCAGGTGATCCACGGGGTGGACCTGCAGATCGACGAGGGGGAGTTCTGCGTCTTCGTAGGGCCCTCGGGCTGCGGCAAGTCCACGCTGTTGCGGATGATCGCGGGGCTGGAGGAGACGACGGCGGGCCGGATCGAGATCGCGGGGCGCGAGGTAACCCATGAGGATCCGGCCGAGCGGGGCGTCGCGATGGTGTTCCAGACCTACGCGCTCTACCCGCACATGTCGGTCGAGGAGAACATGGGCTTCGGGCTGAAGATGAACGGCCACCCGAAGGCCGAGATCAAGGAGAAGGTTGCCGGCGCCTCCCGCATCCTGAAGCTCGACGAATATCTCAAGCGCAAACCCAAGGCGCTGTCGGGCGGGCAGCGGCAGCGGGTGGCGATCGGGCGGGCCATCGTGCGCGACCCGCATGTCTTCCTGTTCGACGAGCCGCTCTCGAACCTCGACGCCGAACTGCGGGTGGAGATGCGGGTGGAGATCGCGCATCTGCACAAGGAGATGGGTGCTACGATGATCTACGTGACCCACGACCAGGTCGAGGCGATGACGCTGGCCGACAAGATCGTGGTGCTGCGGAAGGGCTATATCGAGCAGGTAGGCTCTCCGCTGCATCTCTACGACGATCCGGACAACAAGTTCGTGGCGGGCTTCATCGGCTCGCCCGCGATGAACTTCCTCGACGGGGAGGTCGTGGAGGGCGGCGTGCGGGTCCCTGCCCTCGGCACGCTGGTGCCGGTGACGGTCGCCAACCTGCCCGCGCCCGGCACGAAGGTCACGCTGGGCGTGCGCCCGCAGGATATGGAGACCGAACCGCAGGGCCCGCTGGAGGTCGATATCGTCGAGCATCTGGGCGGCGTCTCCTACGTCTATCTCGACGCGGAAACGGGCGAGCGGCTGGTCGTGGAGGCCCGCGAACTGCGGGAAGGCGCCGCCGGAAAGGTGGGCGTCCGCTTCGATCCGGGCCGGGTCATGCTCTTCGACGCGAAGACCGAGCAGAGGATTCGTTAAGGAACCGTTTCCACACTCCTGCGTTTTTAAACCATAGGTAACGTATGGAGTTTTATCGTGGAATTTATCCTCGGCATCATTCATCTGGCGCTCATCATCTGGGCGCTGATCAACATCTTTCAGTCCCCCGCCGGTACCGGTGCAAAGGTCCTTTGGGCCCTGCTCGTGATCATCTTCCCGATCGTGGGCTTCCTGATCTGGTTCTTCGCGGGACCGAAATCCGCCACCGCCTGATCTAGGGCGATTGAGAGCATGACGTGGGCGCGGCTAAGGTCGCGCCCATGTCGATTCTGACCCCGGACATCCTGGCCCCCGACGAGATCGCCGACGTCGTCGCCCGCGTGATGCGGGACTTCCCCGGCGAATACTGGCAGCGCACCGATCGGGAGCGCGCCTATCCCACGGACTTCGTGACCGCGATGACGGAGGCGGGGCTGCTTTCCGTCCTCATTCCGGAGGAATATGGCGGGGCTGGCCAGCCCCTGTCGGTCGCCGGGCGCATCCTGATGGAGGTGCACCGGCTGGGCGGCAATGCCGGGGCAGCGCACGCGCAGATGTACACGATGGGCACGGTGCTGCGGCACGGCTCCGAGGCGCAGAAAGCGGAATGGCTACCCCGGATCGCGTCGGGCGAGCTGCGGTTGCAGGCCTTTGGCGTGACGGAGCCCACCGCCGGGACGGATACCAGTTCGATCCGCACGCGGGCGCGGCGCGACGGTGATCGGTATGTGGTGAACGGGCAGAAGGTCTGGACTTCCCGCGCGGAACACTCCGACCTGATGCTGCTGCTCGCCCGCACCTCCGACCCCGCCGAAGGGGAGAAGCGGACGGCGGGCATGTCCATATTCCTCGTCGACATGCGGGAGGTGCGGGGGAAGTCCCTCACCATCCGGCCGATCCGCACGATGCTCAATCACGCGACCACCGAAGTCTTCTTCAACGACATGCCAGCGCCCGCCGCCAACCTGATCGGGGAGGAGGGCAAGGGCTTTCGCTACCTGCTCGACGGGCTCAATGCGGAGCGGCTCCTGATCGCCTCCGAATGCGTCGGCGACGGGCGCTGGTTTGTGGAGACGGCGACGCGTTACGCGCAGGAGCGCGAGGTCTTCCGCCGCCCCATCGGGCAGAACCAGGGCGTGCAGTTTCCCATCGCGCGGGCGCATATCGCGGTGGAGACGGCGGCGCTGTCGGTGGATCACGCCATGCGGCTCTACGATGCCGGGCAGCCCTGTGGGGCGGAGGCAAACATGGCGAAGCTGGTGGCGTCCGAAGCTTCCTGGCAAGCGGGCGATACCTGCCTGCAGACCCATGGCGGCTATGGCTTCGCGGAGGAGTACGACGTGGAGCGCAAGTTCCGGGAGACGCGGCTCTACCAGGTCGCGCCGATCTCCACCAACCTGATCCTCAGCCATGTGGCCGAGCATGTGCTCGGCCTGCCCCGCTCATTCTGACGCTGGAGGGCATAACGGTCCTCGCCTTCGAGCAGGCGGTGGCGGCGCCCTATTGCACCTCGCGGCTCGCACAGGACGGGGCGCGGGTCATCAAGATCGAGCGGCCGGAGGGAGATTTCGCCCGCGGCTACGACCGGGCGGCGGGGTCGGTGTCGTCGTACTTCGCGTGGCTGAATGCGGGGAAGGAGTCGTGCGCGCTGGACCTGCGCGCGCCGGAGGATGCGGCGCTGGCCCGCGCGATGATGGAGGCGGCGGACGTGGTGGTAGAGAACCTCGCGCCCGGTGCGTTGGAACGGCTGGGCTTTGATCTCGCGGCATGGCGGGCGGAGAAGGCGGGGCGGGTGT is a genomic window of Pontivivens ytuae containing:
- a CDS encoding alpha-galactosidase: MIQCWRLDTADTTLVLASHNGRLPEVLHFGARLPDGESLVALWRAGMADVTGGMLDERPPMTICPMQEDVFPGAQGCDANLQFRLKDAAEGEGTLTLTYADGDAEYRLEAQADADTGVLTLTAHYRGLEIGWLTAPAFPVPPSSDHFITYGGKWIGEFQEKRVPWTTGTHTREVRDGRTSHEAFPGVLIPCGDGVIAAHLGMSCGHRFVAEQLPDGRRQVQFGPMLGRRETEVTAGPLYLTRAPDRDGITANLHRHFTKHIRTFADPDRPRPVHYNCWEAVYFDHSLRELSDIATRAAALGAERFVLDDGWFGRRDDDTSSLGDWTVDRRKWPDGLGPLIEHVKSLGMTFGLWFEPEMVNPDSDLFRDNPHWTLGPPEQPLGRNQLVLDLSRPEVVDYLFEWIDAILTEYDIDYIKWDHNRPLPFPDHRQAAATYALIDRLRAAHPGVEIETCASGGGRIDWGILKRTSRVWLSDSNDALERMRIQAGALPWLPPCVTGSHVGPRTCHTSGRILPMELRAWVAAQRSFGFEMNLLELTPEESETLARVTTWWKANRDWLHRGTVHQLPARDPEQVAEMTVSADKSRFAVWLGQRGAPADILPDRLRLSGLDDRQYKVRMISHYDAGWLSRGDNALKSDGVQLSGTALMAFGVQPPVLTPASIIVLEGEAA
- a CDS encoding carbohydrate ABC transporter permease yields the protein MFPTPVEKLSPAARTGYQVALPIAMIMWLLPLIAVMLISVRSANDFTVGNYWGWPTEWNLLENYGLVFTGSAMPQYLLNSVLITVPTVIGVLILSTMTGFALGIYRFRFNMLIFFMFIAGNFVPFQILMVPVRDLTLDMGLYDTKAGLVLFHIAFQTGFCTLFMRNFIRALPRELIEAARVEGVSEIRIFWYVVLPLMRPAIAALAVLIFTFIWNDYFWAIVLTQGESAQPVTAGITSFNAQYRAAYHLMSAGSVVAALPPVLMFFLMQRHFIAGLTLGAVK
- a CDS encoding carbohydrate ABC transporter permease; amino-acid sequence: MSSPAPAVPDTHPPVANRRGSYWKRNQIALTPWLFLAPAVFMFALYVIWPIAQSFNLSLYRWDGLGEARFIGLQNYEELWYDDAFYTSLWNNVLWLVLYLLAIPAGLFIAIFLNQNVRGIRIYKSLFFFPFVISQVVVGLVFTWFYDPSFGLLNIVLGWFGLGPVAILADSNLATYGIIAAGLWPQTAYCMILYLTGLNAVDPEQIEAARLDGAKGWRMLWYVILPQLRPATFIAFVVTIIGALRSFDLVSIMTDGGPFGSTRVLAFYMFEVALSEYGFRMGYGAAIAVVLFLIMLVYITFFLVKMYRDERAG
- a CDS encoding ABC transporter substrate-binding protein, whose protein sequence is MSTLSKSLIAVAASAVMAVSAQAQSLSGDLRIFLDTSNPAPRATMEEMIARFGEMHPDLNIETNVIDREAYKTQIRNFLTANAPDVATWYAGNRMLPFVEAGLFEDVSDLWDDEMSTNLASTKPSMTIDGAQWGVPYTYYQWGVYYREDIFNELGLEEPETWDEFLAIVDTLNENGVTPVTIGTKFLWTAGGWFDYLNLRTNGYEFHMDLTNGEIPWTDERVVATFENWRTLIDRDTFIDNHAAYSWQEALPFMVNGEAAMYLMGNFAVAPLREAGLSDDQLGFFQFPAIVDGIPMAEDAPTDTFHIPAQAQNKEAAREFLRFVATPENQTIINGGDALGQLPVHAEASVDDDKFLNEGFEMLSNAYALAQFFDRDAPAEVAAAAMEGFQQFMVQPDQLDNILERLERVRQRVHGG
- a CDS encoding IclR family transcriptional regulator — encoded protein: MGVTHSDGTVGKALALLDTVAGFGRPVRFAEVQEVSDLPKATLYRLLQTLTSQRMLSYEPDRGTYQPGLRLVQLAHSAWRQTTLAPVARPHLDALSAKLGETVHLAQLDGGQVLYVDKRNARRPIPMFSDAGKIGPGYCTGVGKAMLAFLPEAERARALAQQSYFPHTEHTHRDAESLEAELAEIRASGISFDREEHEPTIICVAVPILDERQRPIGAMSVTSSTLRHSLDDLAQLAPALKTTAAAISREAAGLSLPSAPDIA
- a CDS encoding ABC transporter ATP-binding protein, giving the protein MTGVVLNDVIKKYGETQVIHGVDLQIDEGEFCVFVGPSGCGKSTLLRMIAGLEETTAGRIEIAGREVTHEDPAERGVAMVFQTYALYPHMSVEENMGFGLKMNGHPKAEIKEKVAGASRILKLDEYLKRKPKALSGGQRQRVAIGRAIVRDPHVFLFDEPLSNLDAELRVEMRVEIAHLHKEMGATMIYVTHDQVEAMTLADKIVVLRKGYIEQVGSPLHLYDDPDNKFVAGFIGSPAMNFLDGEVVEGGVRVPALGTLVPVTVANLPAPGTKVTLGVRPQDMETEPQGPLEVDIVEHLGGVSYVYLDAETGERLVVEARELREGAAGKVGVRFDPGRVMLFDAKTEQRIR
- a CDS encoding PLD nuclease N-terminal domain-containing protein, producing MEFILGIIHLALIIWALINIFQSPAGTGAKVLWALLVIIFPIVGFLIWFFAGPKSATA
- a CDS encoding acyl-CoA dehydrogenase family protein, with protein sequence MSILTPDILAPDEIADVVARVMRDFPGEYWQRTDRERAYPTDFVTAMTEAGLLSVLIPEEYGGAGQPLSVAGRILMEVHRLGGNAGAAHAQMYTMGTVLRHGSEAQKAEWLPRIASGELRLQAFGVTEPTAGTDTSSIRTRARRDGDRYVVNGQKVWTSRAEHSDLMLLLARTSDPAEGEKRTAGMSIFLVDMREVRGKSLTIRPIRTMLNHATTEVFFNDMPAPAANLIGEEGKGFRYLLDGLNAERLLIASECVGDGRWFVETATRYAQEREVFRRPIGQNQGVQFPIARAHIAVETAALSVDHAMRLYDAGQPCGAEANMAKLVASEASWQAGDTCLQTHGGYGFAEEYDVERKFRETRLYQVAPISTNLILSHVAEHVLGLPRSF